The Perca fluviatilis chromosome 24, GENO_Pfluv_1.0, whole genome shotgun sequence genome has a window encoding:
- the acadl gene encoding long-chain specific acyl-CoA dehydrogenase, mitochondrial, translating to MFVKKVSKACLSGLKNVSGRGQAVSVAAARLHSQAQELGQQVPSTRPETSSAKTLMDIGTRRIFNEDHDIFRQSVRRFYQEEVIPHHKEWEKAGQVSREVWEKAGEQGMLGVMIPEEHGGIGADLFSVAVTWEEQMYSNCTGPGFSLHSDIAMPYISNYGTKGQIERFIPDMTAGKCISAIAMTEPGAGSDLQGVKTYAKKDGSDWILNGNKVFITNGWMADLVVVVAVTNREAKSAAHGISLFLVENGMKGFQKGRKLDKIGLKAQDTAELFFEDVRLPADALLGQLNKGFYYLMNELPQERLVIAGMAIASCEFMFEETRNYVMQRKAFGKTIAHLQTVQHKLAELKTQICVGRAFIDNCLQLHAEKRLDAATASMAKYWASDLQNTVATQCLQLHGGWGYMMEYPIAKAFVDSRVQPIYGGTNEIMKELIARTIVGQN from the exons atgtttgttaaaaaagttagCAAAGCTTGTCTTTCTGGGCTGAAAAATGTCTCTGGGCGAGGACAGGCGGTCTCCGTGGCTGCTGCAAG GCTGCACAGTCAGGCCCAGGAGCTCGGGCAGCAAGTCCCCTCGACCCGCCCAGAGACCTCCAGCGCCAAGACACTGATGGACATCGGGACCCGCCGGATCTTCAACGAGGACCATGATATCTTCAGGCAAAGCGTCCGCCGCTTCTATCAAGAGGAAGTGATTCCACACCACAAGGA GTGGGAGAAGGCAGGTCAGGTGAGCCGGGAGGTGTGGGAGAAGGCTGGTGAGCAAGGCATGCTGGGAGTAATGATACCAGAGGAGCATGGTGGCATCGGAGCAGACCTCTTTTCTGTGGCTGTCACGTGGGAGGAGCA AATGTATTCCAACTGCACAGGGCCAGGTTTCAGCCTGCACTCTGACATCGCCATGCCCTACATCTCTAACTATGGCACCAAGGGACAGATTGAACGCTTCATCCCCGATATGACTGCTGGGAAATGCATCAGCGCTATCGCCATGACGGAGCCAGGAGCAGGCAG TGATCTTCAAGGTGTGAAGACGTACGCTAAGAAGGATGGCAGCGACTGGATCCTCAATGGTAACAAG GTGTTCATCACAAACGGTTGGATGGCCGACCTGGTGGTGGTAGTGGCCGTGACGAACCGCGAGGCCAAGTCGGCGGCGCATGGCATCAGTCTGTTCCTGGTGGAGAATGGCATGAAGGGCTTCCAGAAAGGACGCAAGTTGGACAAGATCGGTCTGAAGGCCCAG GATACAGCTGAACTGTTTTTTGAGGATGTGCGTCTCCCAGCTGACGCCCTCTTGGGGCAACTCAACAAGGGCTTCTACTACCTGATGAACGAACTGCCTCAG GAGCGCCTCGTGATTGCCGGCATGGCCATAGCGAGCTGCGAGTTCATGTTTGAGGAAACCAGGAACTATGTGATGCAGAGGAAGGCTTTCGGCAAGACGATCGCTCATCTACAG ACTGTGCAACACAAGCTGGCAGAGCTGAAGACTCAGATCTGTGTGGGCCGGGCCTTCATAGATAACTGCCTTCAGCTCCACGCTGAGAAACGCCTGGATGCCGCCACAGCTTCCATGGCCAAGTATTG GGCTTCTGACCTCCAGAACACGGTGGCCACTCAGTGCCTGCAGCTCCATGGAGGCTGGGGCTACATGATGGAATACCCCATCGCcaa GGCGTTTGTTGACTCCCGTGTTCAGCCCATCTATGGAGGAACCAATGAGATCATGAAAGAGCTCATTGCTCGCACCATTGTCGGCCAGAATTGA